In Pseudomonadales bacterium, a single window of DNA contains:
- a CDS encoding UvrD-helicase domain-containing protein: MNQVIDAQQRFLALSHQRSFAVIAPAGSGKTELLTKRVLTLLAHVQRPEEILAITFTRKAASEMRQRIMEALQEAHKEAPQTPHKYELWRLAKAALAQDQQQQWQLLQNPGRLRLQTIDSFCMALVRQMPLMSGIGGEAAIADEPEQLYQLAVRSLLARLDEKSAVGEDLADLLSHLDNNTARIEMLFCNILEKREQWLRHLVGNRTDLAAFKSYLESCLNELIEETLQQAAARFQHWQVQLAEVVRFAARNLHASGGNGQFSALNPDMSSLPGTDASALTDWHAIADLLLTKSGTWRARLTKKEGFPTATKAPEKAIYQQAKTNALEFIDQLAQQPDHLRCLLEIRVLPAPKYDHKQWRLLGRLANLLPILVAELLLIFRERGVVDYPQITIAAQEALGHDQAPSDIALLLDYQLKHILVDEFQDTSSAQFGLLSRLTDGWQRGDGRTFFIVGDGMQSCYGFRDANVGLFLAARQFGIGNAALEPLELQVNFRSHQPIVDWVNQTFRSAFPDQDDIARGAVKYSPSVAYNRTEHEHAVNFYACIEDPLRQSEAQQVVALVVQAKQEAPRDSIAILVRNRSHLQALIPLLHRAGINWQGIDIEPLAKRALISDVLALTKALHNFNDRVSWLAILRAPWCGLNLADLEAIAGGIDEKISIWERLNSETVIAQLSDSAQPRVRHLQELFQTALTQRARKPLRYWIEGVWLSLGGPATAESSHELIQIDAYFQLLEQQEVGGFIPDLSLFSEAVARIYAQPPEITNAVQIMTIHKAKGLEFDRVIVLGLDRPSRAQTGELILWHERLSQSGEAQLLISPISPKGEETDSLYAYLKQEQSIKDRLENTRLLYVATTRAIKQLSLLACVRHNEETSELSPPASDSLLSCAWNELQQQAIWLRPKLSDEDQPEAATTPNNEFMLTRLAKEWVMPELPAGQLLSEYRGHEYQNAYLDDSTSPQQEQVTAAVKQVLLGIAKQGTAAWYQSKLSELPNIIDRLTHESTMSIQNKNLIRTAITNTLEHESGSWLLSSQHEQRLIDKPVGFKQNHSITTLSIPLSFVTAGERWIVEFAITSDEADIFQLHRQLEQYAQAIAQFDALPIKKALYFPLLKKLAVL; this comes from the coding sequence ATGAACCAAGTCATTGACGCTCAACAACGCTTCCTCGCGCTAAGCCATCAACGTTCTTTCGCCGTCATTGCGCCAGCGGGCTCGGGTAAAACAGAATTGCTAACCAAGCGCGTGCTAACACTGCTAGCGCATGTACAAAGGCCGGAGGAAATATTAGCCATTACCTTTACCCGCAAAGCGGCTAGCGAGATGCGCCAACGTATTATGGAAGCACTACAGGAGGCGCACAAAGAAGCGCCCCAAACGCCACACAAATATGAACTTTGGCGACTGGCAAAAGCAGCCTTAGCGCAAGACCAACAACAGCAATGGCAGCTATTGCAAAATCCCGGTCGGTTGCGTCTTCAGACCATTGATAGTTTTTGTATGGCGCTGGTTCGTCAGATGCCGCTGATGAGTGGTATCGGCGGAGAAGCTGCTATTGCCGATGAGCCCGAACAACTTTATCAGCTGGCGGTCAGAAGTCTCCTCGCTCGCCTTGATGAAAAGAGTGCTGTTGGTGAAGATTTGGCAGATTTACTTAGCCACCTCGATAATAATACAGCACGTATTGAAATGCTTTTCTGCAACATTCTGGAGAAACGAGAACAGTGGCTAAGACATCTGGTGGGTAATCGAACGGATCTTGCTGCCTTTAAATCTTACCTAGAAAGCTGTCTGAATGAGTTGATCGAAGAAACCTTGCAACAGGCGGCAGCCCGTTTCCAACATTGGCAAGTACAACTAGCAGAAGTCGTACGATTTGCCGCCAGAAACCTGCATGCTAGTGGCGGTAATGGTCAATTCAGCGCCCTCAATCCTGACATGAGCAGCCTTCCCGGTACGGACGCTAGCGCATTAACGGACTGGCATGCTATCGCTGATTTACTACTGACAAAATCCGGCACATGGCGGGCGCGTTTAACTAAAAAGGAAGGCTTCCCCACAGCTACCAAAGCCCCTGAAAAGGCAATCTATCAACAGGCTAAAACAAACGCTTTAGAGTTCATTGATCAGCTAGCACAGCAACCGGATCACCTCCGTTGCCTGCTCGAAATTCGTGTGCTGCCAGCACCTAAGTATGATCATAAACAGTGGCGATTATTAGGCCGTTTGGCAAATTTGCTGCCAATCCTCGTCGCTGAGCTACTGCTTATTTTTCGGGAAAGGGGGGTAGTGGATTACCCTCAAATCACCATCGCCGCGCAGGAAGCCTTGGGGCATGATCAGGCGCCATCAGATATCGCTTTACTACTGGATTATCAGCTTAAGCACATCCTCGTGGATGAGTTTCAGGATACCTCTTCCGCCCAATTTGGGTTATTGTCCCGCCTCACTGATGGCTGGCAAAGGGGCGATGGCAGAACCTTTTTTATTGTTGGTGACGGCATGCAGTCCTGCTATGGCTTTCGGGACGCGAACGTCGGTCTGTTTCTCGCGGCAAGACAGTTTGGAATTGGTAACGCTGCATTAGAGCCCTTAGAATTGCAGGTGAATTTCCGCTCGCATCAGCCAATTGTTGATTGGGTCAACCAGACCTTTCGGTCAGCTTTTCCGGATCAAGACGATATCGCCCGCGGCGCCGTTAAATATTCCCCCTCCGTTGCCTACAACCGCACAGAGCATGAGCACGCTGTTAATTTCTACGCTTGTATTGAAGACCCGCTCCGTCAATCGGAAGCGCAACAAGTTGTTGCGCTGGTAGTGCAGGCAAAGCAAGAAGCACCTAGAGACTCCATCGCCATTCTCGTGCGTAACCGCTCCCATTTGCAGGCACTCATCCCCCTGCTTCATCGCGCCGGTATTAATTGGCAAGGGATCGATATAGAACCTCTTGCAAAACGTGCGCTGATCAGTGATGTATTAGCACTTACCAAGGCATTGCATAACTTTAACGATAGAGTCTCCTGGTTAGCCATACTGCGTGCGCCCTGGTGCGGCCTCAACCTCGCTGACTTAGAAGCTATCGCTGGTGGCATTGATGAAAAAATCAGTATTTGGGAAAGACTAAACTCGGAAACGGTCATTGCTCAACTGAGCGATAGCGCACAGCCAAGAGTGCGTCACCTGCAGGAGCTTTTTCAAACAGCATTGACGCAACGGGCGCGCAAGCCACTCCGATATTGGATCGAAGGAGTCTGGTTATCCCTCGGTGGGCCCGCAACAGCCGAATCAAGTCATGAATTGATACAGATCGATGCCTACTTCCAATTACTGGAGCAGCAAGAAGTGGGCGGTTTTATCCCGGACTTATCATTGTTCAGCGAGGCAGTAGCAAGAATTTACGCACAACCCCCCGAAATCACCAATGCCGTTCAAATCATGACTATTCACAAGGCTAAAGGGTTAGAGTTTGACCGCGTGATTGTTCTCGGCCTTGACCGTCCCAGCCGAGCGCAAACGGGTGAATTAATTTTATGGCATGAACGCCTTTCACAAAGTGGTGAAGCACAATTGCTCATCAGCCCTATCTCTCCGAAGGGTGAGGAAACTGATTCTCTTTATGCCTATTTGAAACAAGAGCAGTCCATAAAAGACCGTTTGGAAAATACCCGCTTACTTTATGTCGCCACCACCCGTGCTATCAAGCAATTGTCTTTACTTGCTTGTGTTAGGCATAACGAGGAAACCTCTGAACTCAGCCCACCGGCATCAGACAGCCTGTTAAGCTGCGCCTGGAATGAGTTGCAGCAGCAAGCTATTTGGCTCAGGCCTAAGCTTTCAGACGAAGATCAACCTGAAGCGGCCACAACTCCAAATAATGAGTTTATGCTGACTCGCCTAGCCAAAGAATGGGTAATGCCAGAGTTGCCCGCAGGTCAGTTGTTAAGTGAGTATCGTGGGCATGAATACCAAAATGCTTATTTGGATGATTCAACTTCACCACAGCAAGAGCAGGTTACAGCTGCGGTTAAACAAGTCTTACTTGGTATCGCTAAGCAAGGAACAGCGGCATGGTACCAATCAAAGCTGAGTGAGTTACCCAACATCATTGATCGCCTCACACACGAATCAACGATGAGTATTCAAAACAAAAACTTAATCCGTACCGCCATCACCAACACCCTCGAGCATGAATCAGGCTCTTGGTTACTTTCCAGCCAACATGAACAACGTCTTATAGACAAACCCGTTGGCTTCAAGCAAAACCACAGCATTACCACTCTTTCCATCCCCCTCAGTTTTGTTACCGCTGGCGAGCGCTGGATTGTTGAATTCGCCATAACCTCCGACGAAGCGGATATCTTTCAACTGCACAGGCAGTTAGAGCAGTATGCTCAAGCTATCGCTCAATTCGATGCTCTGCCTATTAAAAAGGCACTCTACTTTCCATTGCTAAAAAAACTGGCAGTGCTTTAA
- a CDS encoding 3-deoxy-7-phosphoheptulonate synthase, translating into MTNSHLTNINVESFDVLITPEQLKKDIPVTDKARETVLLGRQTIRNILDRKDPRLMVVVGPCSIHDVIAAKDYAARLKKLADEVGDTLYLVMRVYFEKPRTTIGWKGLVNDPHMDDSFDIERGLHIGRKLLVDLAEIGLPTATEALDPNSPQYLHELISWSAIGARTTESQTHREMSSGLSVAIGFKNGTDGGLEVAINALQSVSHPHSFLGLNHQGQAAIIRTRGNPYGHIVLRGGSGKPNYDSVSVALCEQRLEKAGLANNIMIDCSHANSNKDPALQPLVMNNVANQILEGNRSIIGLMIESNIEAGNQSIPQNLADLKYGVSVTDACIDWETTAASLRDMRNKLKDVLPSR; encoded by the coding sequence ATGACAAATTCACATCTAACCAATATAAACGTTGAATCTTTTGATGTTCTGATAACGCCGGAACAATTGAAGAAGGATATTCCTGTTACGGATAAGGCGCGCGAGACCGTATTACTGGGGCGTCAAACCATCCGTAATATACTGGATCGTAAAGATCCACGTTTAATGGTTGTGGTCGGACCATGCTCCATTCACGATGTTATCGCCGCTAAAGATTATGCGGCACGCTTAAAAAAACTGGCCGATGAGGTGGGCGATACTCTCTACTTGGTGATGCGTGTTTATTTTGAAAAACCGCGCACGACAATCGGCTGGAAAGGCCTAGTGAATGATCCGCACATGGACGATTCCTTTGATATCGAAAGAGGTCTGCATATTGGCCGCAAACTGTTGGTGGACCTTGCTGAAATCGGCTTACCAACTGCTACCGAAGCACTTGACCCCAATTCACCGCAATATTTACATGAGTTAATTTCCTGGTCGGCCATTGGCGCACGTACTACTGAATCGCAAACGCACCGGGAGATGTCAAGCGGCTTATCCGTCGCCATTGGCTTTAAAAATGGTACCGATGGCGGCCTGGAAGTTGCCATTAATGCCCTTCAATCAGTCTCACACCCACACAGTTTTCTCGGGCTTAACCACCAAGGCCAAGCCGCAATAATTCGTACCAGAGGCAACCCTTACGGCCATATTGTATTACGCGGAGGCAGCGGCAAACCCAATTATGACTCCGTCAGTGTGGCGCTGTGTGAGCAGCGATTGGAAAAAGCCGGGCTCGCCAACAATATTATGATTGATTGTAGTCATGCCAACTCCAATAAGGACCCTGCTTTACAGCCTCTGGTGATGAATAATGTCGCCAACCAAATTCTGGAGGGCAACCGTTCCATTATCGGCCTGATGATCGAAAGTAATATCGAGGCGGGGAACCAATCGATTCCGCAAAATCTGGCTGACCTTAAATACGGTGTATCGGTTACCGATGCCTGTATCGACTGGGAAACCACCGCCGCTTCGTTACGTGATATGCGGAATAAGTTGAAGGATGTCTTACCTTCGCGCTAA
- a CDS encoding metallophosphoesterase: protein MPRPIKLLQLTDLHLKADQSAEMRGSNIQRQIDEILETATAHPLWPADLVALTGDIVDESEQAAWQTAYSRLAQQLSNLNTKVCCIPGNHDDPALLETVFTAHHMTTKGCLTLGNWRIILLDSSVPGSTDGMLSASQLASIDQSLVAAKAEHTLVLIHHPVIDINCRWLDKMKVANGLALINRLTNVPGSKVIVWGHAHQEFDALYQGIRLLGAPAACPVQFKPLSDEFAIDEINHPGFRWCMLHDDGNIDTLVVRL from the coding sequence ATGCCCCGCCCCATTAAACTGCTACAGCTTACTGACCTGCACTTAAAAGCAGATCAAAGCGCTGAAATGCGCGGCAGTAATATTCAAAGACAAATTGATGAAATACTAGAAACGGCAACAGCTCATCCACTCTGGCCTGCTGATCTGGTCGCACTCACGGGTGATATTGTGGACGAATCAGAGCAAGCAGCATGGCAAACAGCCTACTCTCGCTTAGCCCAGCAGTTATCGAACCTAAATACCAAAGTTTGTTGCATACCTGGCAACCATGATGATCCAGCCTTACTTGAGACTGTTTTTACCGCCCACCACATGACAACCAAAGGTTGTTTAACACTAGGTAATTGGCGAATCATATTGCTTGATAGTAGTGTACCTGGTTCAACCGACGGTATGCTCAGCGCTAGTCAGCTCGCATCAATTGATCAATCACTCGTAGCCGCGAAAGCGGAGCACACTCTCGTACTGATTCATCACCCGGTTATCGATATAAACTGCCGTTGGCTCGACAAAATGAAAGTCGCTAATGGCCTAGCGCTGATAAATCGGTTAACCAATGTGCCTGGCAGCAAAGTAATTGTCTGGGGGCACGCGCATCAAGAATTCGATGCACTATACCAAGGAATCCGTTTGCTCGGTGCTCCGGCCGCCTGCCCGGTTCAATTCAAACCCTTGAGTGATGAGTTTGCAATTGACGAAATCAATCATCCGGGGTTTCGCTGGTGCATGCTACACGATGATGGCAATATTGACACTCTGGTGGTGCGCCTCTGA
- a CDS encoding MAPEG family protein: METAISCLFIAALLHFVSKIPVAIAMSKQGGYDNRQPRLQESSLTGFGHRALSAHENTIESFPLFAAGILIALFAQVEQSSIDMLAISFVIARLLYLLFYLLDINLLRSLVWFVGYLSSLALIALPLL, encoded by the coding sequence ATGGAAACTGCAATTAGCTGTTTATTTATCGCCGCACTTCTACATTTTGTCAGCAAGATACCCGTCGCCATCGCCATGAGCAAGCAAGGTGGCTACGACAACAGACAACCCCGTCTGCAGGAATCGTCGCTGACTGGTTTCGGGCACCGGGCATTGTCTGCGCACGAAAACACTATTGAATCTTTTCCGCTATTCGCCGCTGGCATTTTGATAGCCTTGTTCGCCCAGGTTGAACAATCCAGCATCGACATGTTAGCCATTTCCTTTGTTATTGCTCGCCTTCTCTATCTACTTTTTTATCTGCTCGATATCAACCTACTGCGTTCGCTAGTTTGGTTTGTCGGCTATCTTTCTTCACTGGCGCTCATCGCCCTGCCGCTACTCTAA
- the xthA gene encoding exodeoxyribonuclease III — MKIVSFNINGLRARLHQLQAIIDKHSPDIIGLQESKVNDPDFPLTAVHEMGYQVAYHGQKGHYGVALLSKQAPLSVQKGYPTDAEDAQRRIIIGNYVLQTNHAEQLTVVNGYFPQGESRKHEIKFPAKRKFYQDLMSYLETQQSPEAYLAIMGDFNISPTDQDIGIGDKNAKRWLQTGKCSFLPEEREWYQRLWSWGLQDSFRLHHPTVNDRFSWFDYRSRGFEDEPKRGLRIDHILVTAPLAKKCVDVGIDYDIRGIEKPSDHCPIWATFEF; from the coding sequence GTGAAAATAGTTTCATTTAATATCAATGGTCTGCGCGCTCGATTACATCAATTGCAAGCGATTATTGATAAACACTCCCCCGATATCATCGGCCTACAGGAATCCAAGGTAAACGATCCTGACTTCCCGCTGACCGCAGTACATGAGATGGGCTACCAGGTTGCTTATCATGGTCAAAAAGGGCATTACGGCGTGGCGCTATTATCGAAGCAGGCGCCACTCAGTGTGCAAAAAGGTTATCCTACTGACGCAGAAGATGCTCAGCGACGGATTATTATCGGTAACTACGTGCTGCAAACCAATCATGCCGAGCAGTTAACTGTCGTTAACGGTTATTTCCCTCAGGGAGAAAGCCGTAAGCACGAGATAAAATTTCCGGCGAAACGTAAGTTTTACCAGGACTTAATGAGCTACCTGGAGACACAGCAGTCCCCTGAAGCCTATCTCGCCATTATGGGTGACTTTAATATTTCACCCACCGACCAGGATATCGGCATTGGTGATAAAAACGCTAAACGTTGGTTACAAACCGGCAAGTGCAGTTTTTTACCGGAAGAGAGAGAATGGTACCAGCGGCTATGGAGTTGGGGCTTACAGGATAGTTTTCGCCTGCATCATCCGACGGTTAATGATCGTTTTAGCTGGTTTGACTATCGTAGTCGAGGCTTCGAAGATGAGCCTAAACGAGGCCTGCGTATTGACCATATCCTAGTAACCGCACCGCTTGCCAAAAAATGTGTGGACGTCGGTATCGACTATGACATTAGAGGCATCGAAAAGCCCTCTGATCATTGTCCGATATGGGCTACTTTTGAGTTTTAA
- a CDS encoding electron transfer flavoprotein subunit alpha/FixB family protein: MSILVVAEHDNSSVKVATLNAVAAAQQIGGEIAVLVAGSNCAGAAEAASKINGVAKVLVADNAAYEHMLAENVAALIAQIGAQYSHILAPATSNGKNILPRAAALLDVSQISDIIAVIDAETFKRPIYAGNAIATVKSADSIKVITVRTTGFDAVAADGGSAATESLDIVADAGISSFDKEELAKSDRPELTSAGIVISGGRGMQNGENFEHLYKIADILGAAVGASRAAVDAGFVPNDMQVGQTGKIVAPDLYIAVGISGAIQHLAGMKDSKVIVAINKDEEAPIFQVADYGLVADLFNVLPEFEQLIQQ, from the coding sequence ATGAGCATTCTAGTAGTAGCAGAACATGATAATAGCAGTGTTAAAGTCGCTACCCTGAATGCGGTAGCTGCGGCCCAACAAATTGGTGGTGAGATCGCCGTGCTGGTTGCTGGTAGCAACTGCGCGGGAGCAGCAGAAGCTGCCAGCAAAATTAACGGTGTTGCGAAAGTTTTGGTAGCAGATAATGCGGCCTATGAACACATGCTAGCGGAAAATGTGGCGGCGCTGATTGCCCAAATTGGAGCCCAGTATTCGCATATTCTGGCACCAGCGACATCGAACGGCAAAAACATTTTGCCACGCGCTGCTGCGTTGTTAGACGTCTCTCAGATTTCGGACATCATCGCGGTTATTGATGCGGAAACCTTTAAGCGGCCAATCTACGCAGGCAATGCTATTGCCACAGTGAAATCTGCAGACAGCATTAAAGTGATCACTGTTCGAACGACTGGCTTCGATGCGGTTGCTGCCGATGGAGGCAGTGCTGCCACGGAATCTCTTGATATCGTGGCAGATGCGGGTATTTCATCTTTCGACAAAGAAGAGCTGGCGAAGTCTGATCGACCAGAACTTACTTCGGCAGGCATCGTAATTTCCGGTGGTCGTGGTATGCAAAATGGTGAGAACTTTGAGCACCTGTATAAAATTGCTGACATCTTGGGGGCAGCGGTTGGCGCGTCACGCGCTGCGGTAGACGCTGGGTTTGTACCTAATGATATGCAGGTCGGTCAGACCGGTAAAATTGTGGCTCCAGATCTTTATATTGCGGTGGGTATTTCCGGTGCGATTCAGCATTTGGCGGGCATGAAGGACAGCAAAGTTATTGTCGCTATCAATAAAGATGAAGAAGCGCCTATCTTCCAAGTCGCCGATTACGGCTTGGTAGCAGATCTGTTCAACGTACTACCTGAATTTGAGCAATTGATTCAGCAGTAG
- a CDS encoding electron transfer flavoprotein subunit beta/FixA family protein, protein MKVLVPVKRVIDYNVKVRVKSDQSDVDLANVKMALNPFCEIAVEEAVRLKEKGIVTEVIAVSLGAKVCQEQIRTALALGADRGILVESEVALQPLAIAKLLKAIVDKEQPDLIIMGKQAIDQDNNQTGQMLGALTNMPQGTFASEVNIEGGKVHVTREVDGGLQTLALSLPAIVTTDLRLNEPRYASLPNIMKAKKKQLDVFTTEELGVDVTPTVTTLKVEPPADRKAGIIVESVAELVDKLKNEAKVI, encoded by the coding sequence ATGAAAGTTCTTGTTCCAGTTAAACGAGTGATCGATTACAACGTGAAGGTTCGCGTTAAATCAGATCAATCCGATGTCGATTTGGCAAATGTCAAAATGGCGCTTAACCCCTTTTGTGAAATTGCTGTCGAAGAGGCGGTACGTTTAAAGGAAAAAGGTATTGTCACGGAAGTGATAGCGGTTTCTCTTGGCGCAAAAGTTTGCCAAGAACAAATTCGCACAGCCCTAGCACTGGGTGCTGATCGTGGCATATTGGTTGAATCGGAAGTTGCCTTACAGCCGCTGGCGATTGCTAAATTGCTGAAAGCCATCGTTGATAAAGAACAACCTGATTTGATAATTATGGGCAAACAGGCGATTGACCAGGATAACAACCAAACAGGGCAAATGCTGGGTGCGTTAACTAACATGCCGCAAGGCACCTTTGCCTCAGAAGTTAATATCGAAGGCGGTAAAGTCCATGTGACGCGTGAAGTAGACGGTGGTTTGCAAACGCTCGCATTGAGTTTGCCCGCGATTGTAACGACCGACCTGCGTTTGAATGAGCCGCGCTATGCGTCATTACCGAATATTATGAAGGCCAAGAAAAAACAGTTGGATGTCTTCACTACCGAAGAGCTGGGTGTTGACGTAACGCCTACAGTCACAACACTAAAAGTTGAGCCACCAGCAGACCGTAAGGCGGGTATCATCGTCGAAAGCGTGGCAGAATTAGTCGATAAACTGAAAAACGAAGCGAAGGTTATCTGA
- a CDS encoding electron transfer flavoprotein-ubiquinone oxidoreductase, producing MSERESMEVDVVIVGAGPAGLSTACRLLQLAQAAEQELTVCVVEKGSEVGAHILSGAVFETTALDELFPDWKERNAPLNTQVSGDDIYFLRGPEKAIKTPHFVVPKTMHNKGNYIISLGNLCRWLSDQAMELGAEVYPGFAAAEILYNDDGSVRGVATGDMGVAEDGSHKDSFQPGFEFHAKYTIFAEGCRGHLGKELLQKFDLQKDADAQHYGIGIKELWDVDPAKHQEGLVIHTAGWPLSESGSAGGGFLYHIENNQVVVGLIVDLSYSNPHVSPFDEFQRFKQNPALKQYLVGGKRVAYGARAITKGGLNSLPKMTFPGGLIVGCDAGTLNFAKIKGSHTAMKSGMLAAETVFNAIKNGSTGGNELSEFSQAFASSSVYDELYRSRNFGPAMHKYGTYIGGAFNFIDQNIFGGKLPITLHDTQPDYSTLKPAAESKKINYPKPDGVISFDKLSSVFLSNTNHEEDQPCHLKLADADIPLNQNLPIYDEPAQRYCPAGVYEIIEEAGASKFQINSQNCVHCKTCDIKDPAQNITWVTPEGSGGPNYPNM from the coding sequence ATGTCTGAAAGAGAATCAATGGAGGTGGATGTTGTTATCGTCGGCGCGGGGCCAGCCGGACTATCTACCGCATGCCGCTTATTACAACTTGCTCAGGCAGCAGAACAGGAACTCACCGTCTGTGTAGTGGAAAAAGGCTCCGAAGTGGGCGCACATATATTGTCCGGCGCGGTATTCGAAACGACAGCCTTGGATGAATTATTTCCGGACTGGAAGGAGCGTAATGCCCCACTCAATACGCAGGTCAGTGGAGACGATATTTATTTTCTTCGCGGCCCCGAAAAAGCGATTAAAACACCTCACTTTGTTGTTCCAAAAACCATGCATAATAAGGGTAATTATATTATCAGCCTGGGTAATCTTTGCCGCTGGTTGTCAGATCAGGCGATGGAACTTGGCGCAGAAGTCTATCCAGGGTTTGCTGCTGCAGAAATTCTCTACAACGACGATGGCAGCGTAAGAGGTGTTGCAACAGGGGATATGGGTGTTGCCGAAGATGGCAGCCACAAAGATAGCTTTCAACCTGGCTTTGAGTTTCATGCCAAATACACTATTTTTGCCGAAGGCTGTAGAGGTCATCTGGGTAAAGAATTACTGCAAAAGTTTGATTTACAAAAAGATGCTGATGCACAACATTACGGCATTGGCATAAAAGAGTTATGGGACGTAGACCCTGCTAAGCATCAAGAAGGCTTGGTCATACACACCGCTGGCTGGCCTTTAAGTGAAAGCGGCTCTGCTGGTGGCGGGTTTCTCTACCATATTGAAAACAATCAGGTGGTGGTCGGTCTAATCGTCGATCTGAGCTATTCCAACCCGCATGTTAGCCCCTTTGATGAATTCCAACGTTTCAAACAGAATCCCGCACTAAAACAGTATCTTGTCGGGGGTAAACGAGTCGCCTACGGCGCGCGCGCAATCACCAAGGGAGGGTTGAACTCACTGCCAAAAATGACATTCCCCGGCGGCTTAATCGTTGGATGTGATGCAGGAACTCTGAATTTTGCCAAAATCAAAGGCAGCCACACCGCAATGAAATCAGGCATGTTAGCCGCAGAAACCGTATTTAATGCGATTAAAAATGGATCAACGGGTGGTAATGAGCTCAGTGAATTTAGCCAGGCCTTTGCATCATCCTCCGTCTATGATGAGCTCTACCGTAGCCGTAACTTCGGTCCTGCCATGCATAAATATGGCACCTATATTGGTGGCGCTTTTAATTTTATTGATCAGAATATTTTTGGTGGGAAATTGCCCATTACTTTGCATGACACACAACCCGATTACAGCACACTCAAACCGGCAGCAGAATCTAAAAAAATCAATTATCCCAAACCGGATGGCGTCATTAGTTTTGATAAGCTAAGTTCCGTGTTTCTCTCCAATACTAACCATGAGGAGGATCAGCCCTGCCACTTAAAATTGGCTGATGCGGACATCCCTCTCAATCAGAACCTCCCTATCTATGATGAACCGGCACAACGATATTGCCCGGCAGGTGTCTACGAAATCATTGAGGAAGCTGGCGCCAGTAAGTTTCAAATCAATTCACAAAACTGTGTGCACTGTAAAACCTGCGACATTAAGGATCCGGCGCAAAATATCACTTGGGTAACACCAGAAGGTTCTGGTGGGCCAAATTATCCCAATATGTAA
- a CDS encoding DUF1285 domain-containing protein → MPKLTSLDVLAKSVRGQISRSPPPVHLWHPEFSGEMDIRIAVDGTWFHEGRPILRKALVQLFASILRKEDDGEFYLVSPLEKYRIKVEDAPFIAIQMEVVERNDQPEIDFITATEDRLTADKQHPIWVADQGAQPRPYIRVRDKLDALISRNLFYQMVELGEERKIEGRQVFGVESAGEFFVLGQI, encoded by the coding sequence ATGCCTAAACTTACTTCCCTCGATGTGCTTGCGAAGAGTGTTCGTGGTCAAATATCACGATCACCACCACCAGTCCACCTTTGGCATCCTGAATTTTCAGGCGAAATGGATATTCGTATTGCGGTGGATGGCACTTGGTTTCATGAAGGTAGACCGATCTTGAGAAAGGCTTTGGTCCAATTGTTCGCCAGCATATTAAGAAAGGAAGATGACGGAGAGTTTTATCTCGTATCTCCGCTAGAAAAGTATCGAATTAAAGTAGAAGACGCTCCTTTTATCGCTATTCAGATGGAGGTGGTTGAACGCAATGACCAGCCTGAAATAGACTTTATTACAGCTACTGAAGATAGACTGACCGCAGATAAGCAGCATCCTATATGGGTTGCTGATCAGGGTGCTCAACCGAGACCTTACATCAGAGTTCGCGATAAACTGGATGCGCTCATTTCGCGAAACCTATTTTATCAGATGGTTGAGCTAGGCGAGGAGAGAAAAATAGAGGGTAGGCAAGTATTTGGTGTTGAAAGCGCCGGTGAGTTCTTTGTATTAGGGCAGATTTAG